The Magnolia sinica isolate HGM2019 chromosome 3, MsV1, whole genome shotgun sequence genome includes the window tgaatgagtatgcaactcctgctcaataagtccacatatcagtactattcatctctgggatcatcaccggggtttagtacacttcaaatggcactgccctCTCCCAgtagcatagtccaagtgagtgtaagaaacctcactatccgcttggccaatagtctgccaatatctatccggcacgtcgatagcagacccatttacgagctggtcaaactcaacctagctatgccccctaccctcgggcaggtaaggccacatcccctcccaactgactacgacacagtgggagacggcctcctgatattcgacactcgagcgctaatgtatccactcggtctcgacgttggggcatctcctggcctgaaggtttagggattttcaacgcTAAAGTGAGAATTTCCACTCCAAGTTTTTTCGTAACATTTTCTGTCCAATGATGGTCACACTATTTAAATTATTCCTTAATCAGTTCATGACTAGAGATGACGCAGATTGCACACCAAAAGTGACAATGTGACCTGCCATTGGACGTTTCTCTGTGGATCCCACAATGATGCGGGTGTTTTATCaatgcctttcatccatttggatcATTATAAGGAATGAAcgcaaaaataaggcagattcaaatctgaagtggaccacaacacaggaaaagtGTGATAAAtcaacgcccaccgttaaaagctgactaggcccactgtaatgtttattttccatccaacatgttgattacaTCGCAAgggtttggatgaagggaaaatacaaatatcagcttgatttaaaacttttgtggctcccaagaagtttttaatggtagatgttcaatcaccgttgttttctgtggtgtggtacacctgagattttgatctgcttcatttttaggcttataccctaaaatgatatggaaaaatggatggacagcatagataacacaaatacatcattgtggggcccaaaaAGCACCGCCTAGCAGCGACCGGCTATTGGCAGTGTAAGCAGGCACTCCGCATCGTACTGGAAAGGCTTTCCTCTTGGTCAACTCCTGCATTGCACGCCTCCGAATGTCAAAGTCCTTGAAGATTCCAGCTGTCCACTGGGTGGGCGCAAGGAGCTATAACATCACATGAATCGTCTGCAGCACACCGTGCTATGTGGAGTCCATAATGTTgtttattaaatccacaccgttcatcaggtgacaaCTTTATTTTAACCGTACATACAGAATATGGGAATGATAAGAAATTCCATGGACTAAAAAGTTGATCCTAGAACTTGTATGTTCACGCGGTGTTGCTCCTCTGAGTTTTAGACCTGGATGATCTTATATATTCATTACATCCTCTGAATTACACCTAattaaagtgtttgatgaaaaacATACACTATGGTGGCCCACACACAAACCCATGGTTGGCATTTCACCGATTTTTCCCTgttgtgcggtccacctgagttgtggatatgTCTAACTTTTTTTCTCGGGTCCTAGAATCAAGGATAAGACCTGATGAACAtagtggattttgcatatacaactAGCGGACCCCGCAGAGTATGATGTATTAAAGAGGAACACAATAACTTAAAGTAAGCCACCCAAAAAGTTACTCTTATTTAATCAATGAGATTGCTTGAGATTTAGACTATCAACGTGAAAAATATTCAATacaagtgtccaccaataagataTAGGATTGTTTAATCGATCTCATTTTTACACCATAGCTTAACAAAAATGAGTTCCACAATCAAACTGGTTTAGTTTGAGTTTATATATGCAACCTGATGTACCCTATCTTCTAGCTATTATAGGAAAACTAATAGGAGGGGGACGTGACATTGCACAAGAAATAGGAAGTGAAtcaaaagatcttcaagatacttaaAGTACTTTTTGTGGAATCATAGCTGGCGTAAATCTAACTTTACATGTCAGTGGATGGTCGATGAAATAATATGGTTAAGTTATTTAAAAGTTTAACAAACGAAGAGAGAAATATAGTCAAAGTATTTCGAAATACAGAAAGCAACCGAGATTAACAAAGTTTGACCGACAAAATAGAAACAATAACAAAAGTGAAATATAATAAAAGAATGATCTAGAGAAAGGCTTTTCAACAACCGTAACCATTGCATTAATGAAATAAGGATCTCGAAGAATAAGCCATGCAACAGAACTCTATAGATACCAAAAGAAATCTATAGAGCAAAACCCCAATCTCCAATCAACAACAATTAATTATCTACAAATCAaacaaatttatcttttatctcaacttatccTATGATAATTGCTTCGTCCagaaacgaaaagcatttgatttgaggGAATTCatccaatgataacaaagaaagcatGAGAGAACAGATATCATAGAGTATTTTATTCGGtctgagttcttttacatcctcacatgtcccttgattctgaaaacaaagtacaatgcATGAATATAATGAATAAGAGAGAGAAGTCTAATggaaatttcagcagcatttcgacgcttttttATCATATCTCTAAGGGAGATGAGTTATGCGGGTCTGAAGCCTCATGCAGACTTAGAACCCTTGATTTGGTCATGCAATAAGCATTGATCGTCCTTCCATTCATCCTTCCAATAACATGGATAGGCTCAACAGGTGTGGAGGTCATCTACTTGAAGGTAGAACTGCACAAGCTTAGACAGGGAATGTGGAGTGTATAGGGTTTACTTTCAAACAAGAGCCAAGCATTAGGACAAGCTTCCTCTCAAAATAGTGCAAAACCCATCCTTCAGGACATAATTCCACATGAAGTGGCACATAAGAGCTTCTCCTTAAGACAAGTGCATGTAAAAGCctttgtaacgtcccgtccaaccagaacaatgtcctggggcgtccacgtaagatttgacGTATGACCGTTCGattaaactactcatggtgaggtaccacaaataaattaatctaagattagcccaattgagtaGACCAGACGGGTCATGACAAGActaagtgcgggccgccaagccaaatggccgtttacacttagcaatAGCCCGTGCATGTTATACCGCGACGAGGGaaggtcaaaaaattataaaattttaagaaagtatagatctcactgggcttgtggtccatcatggaccacggacccaatggatacccaaaaataaattatccacgtcgtcccaacggcacttgccaaatgcaacccaccaagGCCAGAGTTGAAATCTGGCACTTATAAGTGAAACTGAGATTCCAGCCTTTCCAGCTGTcgaatctcttctacatttacgatgaaggtctaatgtattgtTTTACGCCCGTCCATAGAATCTGGGACCTGATCGTGGATGGGTGACCGTTGCTCACATATCGGAGCCGTAcgatcaaaccccatatccgatcgtttcTAAATTTTGCATGACCCTACATCGGGCCATGGAGTACCTATCCTataattttcatggccagagagCTACCAGAACCATCTCAATCAACGGAATGGACCCCACAAGCCATTTAAAGATGAGAACCGTATGATCAAGCCCCATATTCGTTTATCCGTTTGTTCCTAAACTTTGCATGACCCCTCATCGAGCCATGAGGCACCTACATAACagatttggtggccaagggggtgttaGGGCCACCCCAACACCAATAGGGAGTCCTAGAGGGCTATTTTGGGGAGTTATTGAAACTtgaggccaaagggcccaagtctaagaaataaaccctagctctctcataactccctcctttaccacaaccaccaaggagtaaagtgagagcaagagagtaaagaaagaaggaagaaagagtgaAGAAGAGCAAGGAGGAccttagatcaaggtggggccaagcAAACCAaatcttgcaactccctatcccttctccaaaggaaaaccctacaccacaaccacaagaatcattccgttgatcatctaggtaagatctctcatccctttttcttgaaactcttgtgttgagaagggttttgcatgggattctaacatacaaatgtttGCTTTAGGGATTCTGGCCGTTCGACCCCAAAAATCCACATTCCTAGGTCATCTCATAAGCCTTCAATGATCTgcaggtgcggactattatccttaactggcctagcaccaattataccatgagtctaatgattttgatttcttGGATGATATaattggagaatctagagaaaacctaagatttgggtgtttgttttggaatgtatggaattgtatgtttgtctagttctcatatgatgttgttcatgCCTCTCACATGATGAGGTTacaatggatgattacatgttcaggTCTTACGtgatttttcaaatatggtgTTGCTTTAtgacatgtatgattcattagCCCTTTTGACATGTTTGTctagttctcatatgatgttgttcgtgCCTCTCACATGATGCATTTTGGACGTGGCCCATTGAGGTGCacttccagcccatttggtaaggcccattatgatgtattttcagcccgtttgataaggcccattgtgatatattcagggcccatgggttgtggcccattgtaatgtatatgagggcccacatgctatgtattcgaggcccaagtagtgcggcccacttgttgtatatgaggcccacgtgtgAGGCCCACTGAAATGCATTTACGACCcgtgggtgaggcccaatatgatgtattcaagacccatgggcgagacccaatgtgatgtatttaagacccatggGCGAGGATCAATGTGAGGTattcgaggccgattatcgatcgaagccgattccgatttgttgagggtgatttcgattgccaaggccgattgttgaggcccaatgttatgtatatgaggcccatgtaataaggtctattgtgatgcatttgagggtcaggcgatggagcccattatgatatatattaggcccatgtgagaggcccatcgtgatgtgtattaagctctcgagtggggcctatggtgttgtatatttggcccttgtatgaggtcatagGTCCATTGTctgttaggctctatgtaggtcattccttgggggcaatgttggttaaatgtccacattgtcgaggccgattgtcgatgttagttattgatactgattatgagtatgtgacagcatagcatcatgatacatacccatatacatcatctgcatgtttgttatgagatgtggttaatcattgcatatgtcattgagtatgttgttatgagactccctgataggcgaaggttatctcacatgagtgcacggtatgcacaggattgatgcatgactagattgtatgactcatgcatcttgcattgtgtgtcctagcgacatcagggccgtagcctccacaggcatatcgtggatggccagatgggacaccgaaaatgtttggttctagcatacgggcataatagatgtccctaggtgaaaatctctaaacctccgaggccaggaaacgccccaacatcgagaccgagtggatacatgagcatccgagtactgaataccaggaggtcgcgtctcccactgtgtcgtggtcggttggaagggggtgtggccttacccgcccgagcgtagggggcaatactaggctaagtttgaccagctcgtgaatgggtccgctatcgacgtgccgaataggtattggcagacttttggctaagtggatagtgaggttttttatgctcacttggactgtgcggctaggagagctgcagtgccatttggagtgtactaaaccccggtgatgatcccaaagatgaactgtactgatatgtgaatttagtgagcaggagttgcatactcatccatgtattcattcattcactatccactcaggttggtggtgcgcaactattttttacgtgtgccttcgtaattgtcaggatttcggttggggcacgcgactaacctgagatcaggagtttaccacattgagtctgactatccaaatttaggtatgggattggtttggatagaagtccattgtgatggacctcatagcctccgatactacatactatcatcctgacttcacactctagtatggtcattccattcgcaccgtatattgcatgacattcgcggcatacggcattttaggttactgcgtttctgcatttatatggtctagatacagctGACATTATTCGTGATCTCATCAAGagttgtatattgcatcgcatcctcggcatctgatatttgactttttatgattccttatttacatagtttttctatattgcttactctgttatcttataatttatgatcttgtcagtatttctgcttactctgataattcatgatcttgtcagtctttctgcttattccgataatgtacgatttatggattagcagtatttctggtattatatgatgatggcattgtattaaatacttgacacttaccttgtgcacacacttacaccaccctctaagctttctataagcttatgcacgatagatgcgtgcagatgatgataagtTCCACAGTGTTGAGCCTGGAGCTTGCAGCGGttttctggagcttgacttttgatttatatatttccctttcagtactgtattcaaatgtttatattagtggatatgtgatgataatgttgtctttataatttgggtatacttgtgattatgcttattacgagttaaatgttcattgaaaaaaaaaaatcttccttgtaggatcccaggatcggaatctggcttatgaacgctaggagccgagaatggggtactacgaaggctgtcggcaccagattcggcgatcggcattcctgtgaattcgatttccaggtttgggcgTGACAACGCGTGACCTCGCCCAGACTCCAGCATGTCTACATGACCCCGCTCGAGTGGGTGTGACCCCGCCCAAACTCCCAGTGTGTGCACGTGACCCCGCCCAGGCCTCCAGCGTGTGCGCGTGACCTCGCCCGGACTTCCAGCGGTCGGGCGTGACCACGCCGGATGTCCAAAATTTGGGATCCCCCTTCCCCTTCAATGTACACACGAGTGGGGCTACTTATGACTATCTAGAGTCCATAAACCCTATTCCTATTACTCCCATTACCCTCCACCTTCCTTTCCCATCCCCTTTACTCCCACTCCATCACACTCGCTCCCTCATTTCACCCCATCACTCTCAAGCCATTTCTTCAAAATCCACATTCACTCTTTCACCTCTTCCCCATTTCCAAACTTCATTTCCAAAACCCATCAAACCCATCCCATTCTCAAGTCCACCTACAAAACCCCTTCAACAAACCCATTTCAACCCATTCACCAAACCTCACTCCATACATTTATTCACCTTCAAaacccattcaaaaaaaaaaaatccatacactCATTCATCCCCAAAACCCATTCCTCAACTCATCTCCATTTCTCAACTCCCATTCCCTAACTATACTCACAAACCCAACATTAAACCCACTCTCAAATCCCTTTCCTCCAACAAACTCCCATTTCTTCTTTCTCACATCCAACCCAAATCCATCTTCCCTTTCCTAAGTCCCATTTCTCCCAAACCACTCTCAAGTCCATCCTCAACACCCATTCACCAAACCCCACTCTATTCACTTAAGCACTCATCAAAACCCATCCAAAATACCTTCCCAAATCCTACATAAACTCCTCTCTTACCTCAACTCCTTTCTCTGACCCCATGGGAAAGAAGAGATCGACTACCGCCGAGCCGAGACCGAGCTGAGAAAGACGTAGTAAGCAGAAGGCCGATCCAAAGGGGAAGGCGGTCTCAGAGGTCCAATCCAAGTGAAGAAACAATTCTCAAAGGGCTCTCGTGATTCAAGCGTCCCAACCACCCGTAGAAGATGTAGGAAACTTTCGCATATGCAATATTGCCTTTGAAGCCTCCGTGGAAGAGCACTTGTTCGATGATATCGCCCTACTCGATCGGCTTATGGAGAAGGGATGGGGTCCAATATTCTATGGAGATTCCTAGGCAGGTGAAAGACAAGCTAGGGCTTTTTACGTGCGAATCAGAAACCCTCAATTTAAGCCACTAGGCTTTGACCTGGTAGTGGGAAGCAAGAGGTTCCCATTCGAGGTGGCGGACATTTCAAACGTACTTGGGGTGCCGCTAGGGGAGGTGCAGATTGAGGAAGGAGACTTGGATACGAGTCAAGCTCGTAACGAGCGGACTCGCTTCTTATGTGGACAGGTTGCCCAGTGGAGGCGAGAGGTCGGCCAAAACTCGTCTAACTTGACCCCAGAGTACCGTGCGCTTCACCGCATTTGCACCCATAACATGTACCCGAGGTTGAAAAACCGCACCGAGTGCTCCCGCTATATGGTGGAGTTTTTATATCAAGTAGGACAGGGAGCAGATGTGTGCCTCCCTAGCGTAGTACTCCACTAGATCGTGAGGCCCGCAAGGGCAACGCAGAAGAATGTATGCCTCCCATTTGGTCACCTGGTCTGTCAGTTGGCCCTGCAATATGGTGTGGGCGGATCAGATGGAAATTATACACCAACACAAATATTGGGTGATGATATGTTGAACTAGATGAAGATGAGCCCTAAGTAGCGACAGGCCCACATCGATCAATTAAAAATTTTGGCAGGGAGCCCCTTACCATCCCAGATATACACGAGCGTTTGGATGCGCTCCAAGCTAAGGTAGCAGAGATCAAGGAGAACCAAGCGAGGATCGAGGAGAACCAAGCAAAGCAGGATAAGTGGAACAAGAAGATATACGGAAGCGGAGAATGTTGAGCTCCTCTCATACCTCTTTGAGAAAGAGGCGAACCTATGGTCGGAGAGTGTTCTCCGGTCCATTTCCGAGAACTACATGTGGACGTGGGAGGCATTCGAGAGCCACTTCAATAAGAAGTACCTCCCTCAGACGTACCAGCATGAGAGGAAAAATGAATTCCTCCACCTCCAACAAGGGGGGATGACCGTAGCGCAATACGAGAACCGTTTTACAGAATTGTCACGCTATGCTTCCGAAATGATCGCCAACGAGGTGATTAAGATGAGGCGATTCACTGCAGGATTAAGGAACAGCATCcgcttgaagatgtgttgtgcaaGCATCCGGACCTATGCCAAGCTCATCGAGATGTCCATACGGGCGAAACAGGATGAGGAACGAGTCTCACGGACCTGTTCATAACTAGGGCCACGGAACAGGATGGAGGGATCGTCCTCTTCTTTTCCGGGAAAAGGCCGCGTCCAAACTCTTTGCCCCGACTAGCTGCCACAACGGCCCCTTCTATACGATCTACTTAGGTGTGCAGGTATTGTAGGAGGATAGGTCACTTGGAGCCGTACTGTTTCACGAGGATGAGGGACCTTGGCTTCACGCCACCCCAGCTCAACAACGGACCCCCACAGCAGGCATTGCAGATTCTGGCCCTACGAATGACAGGACCTAGCCAGTAGTTCCGTCGTCCACCGCTACCTCAAGTTAGGCCACTACAACGGCCCATACAACGCCCGAACCttccacagcaggctcgagtacATGCATTAGTGGCCGAGGGCCAGGATGCAGTCATCCCCACTCCTACAGCCTTCGAGGTGACGGCCTACattcaaggtactcccatatttcttttggtggacaccgggtccactacttctctcatATCGCATACAACCGTCAAGCATCTAGGGCTGCACCCTACCCCCTTCGTTGGAGTAAAGATCATTGCCATCGCCGGTACTTTCTCAGAAGCAACGAAGATGTGTTGTGACTGCCCCATTgacttgggatgcaaggtggcGCTTGTGGATTTAATAGTGACTAAGATCTTCCATTATGAAGTCATCCTAGTATGGACTGGTTAACCATGATGAAGGTAGAGATTAACTGTGACACTCTGACAGTGAAGATATACGAAGACGACAACACTTCCCTCACATTCTCAGTCCAGGTTAGTCATGATCGTAGAATTTTCTGTTATACATCATTAGAGGAGGGTTATCAGGGGCCTTCATTAACTTGAACTCTCGTGGTCCAAGAGTTCGTCGACATGTTTAAGGCCATACCCGAACTTCCCCCTCGATGTGAGATAGACTTCACAATCAATCTGACTCTGGGTGCCACACCCATTTCCTTGCCTACTTACtgcatgcccccatgtgagatggaagagctaAGGTCTCAAATTGACAAATTGCTAAAGTCAGGCTTCATCCAACCCAGCGTCTTGCCTTAGGGAGCCCTGGTCTTATTTGTGAACAAGAAGGATGGCTTATTATGATTGTGTGTAGATTACaggagattgaaccaagtgacggtttgGAACAAGTTTCCGTTGCCCAGAATTGATGACTTGTTTGACCAGCTGAGGGGTGCCCAATACTTCTAAAAAATTGATCtacaatcagggtaccatcagctgCGAGTCAGGGAGGAGGATATACAGAAAATGGCCTTCAGAACctgctttggccattatgagtccCTAGGTATGTCATTTAGGCTCACCAATGCTCCAgcggtattcatggatctcatgaacagagtcttcaggcCGTTCTTATACAGATTCATCattgtattcatcgatgacatattGATTTATTAAAAAAGCCGTGAAGAGTATGAAGATCATTTAAGAGCAGTCCTAAAAATACTTAAGAAAAATCAACTGTTTGCGCAATTcagaaaatgtgacttctggaaggatgAGGTCAAATTTCTGGGAATGTAGTGTCCAAAGAAGGAATATCTgtggatctcgccaaggtggcgGCCATGCAAGATTGGAAGCAACAAAAGTCGATTACGGAAGTGAGAAGCTTTCTCGGTCTCACCGGCTATTATCGaagattcattagagacttttcgaagatagcccgaccgttatcccagctgacacggaaggaccTTAAATTTTTCCGGAATGAGAAGGCGAAGGCGGCCTTCCAAGAGTTGAAAGATAAACTGACATCGACACCTATGGGTCAAGTACACTGTGTATACGGACGTCTCTCAAGTGGGCTTGGGTTGCATGCTCATGCAAAAGGATAGGGCAATTGCTTATGCGTCTCGGCAGTTAAGGAAACATaaagagaactaccctacacatgaccttcAGTTTGCGACAGTAGTTTTTGCGTTAAAGctatggaggcattatctctatggtgaggagtttgagctcctTTGTGATCATAAGAGTCTCAAATATATCTTCACTCAAAGGGAACTGAACATGAGACAGCGTTGCTGGATGGAaacgttgaaggacttcaagttcgatgtctcaTATCACCCTAGCAAGGCCAATTTGGTGGTTGACACCTTGAGTCGCAAAAGGACAATTGAATTTGTGGCCccgctaatggtgagagagtgggacatggtggaaTTTGTACGGGACTTCGACATGAAGCTAATCGTGGAGGAACCGTATGAGGTCATAGCTCACATTCAGGCCCAGCCTATGATTAacagtaaaatcattgaagcccagGAGGGCGATGAGTTATTAAAGAAGATGACAGAAAGATCAAAGAATGATGTAGGGTCCGAGTGGAGGATCGGTACCGAGGTCGCCTTTGTATCCCAAATCTTCAGGGACTACGAGAAAAAGTCTTAAATGCCGCTCACAACtccaagttggcgatgcatccCGGTAGTACCAAGATATACCGAGATCTGAGGTGAAActattagtgggacaacatgaagaaggaGATAGCGGAGTATGTGTCCAGATGCCTCACCTGTCAACAAGTTAAGGCCAAACACCGCCAACCATCAGGCCTTTTGCAACCAAtgcccatagcaaaatggaaGTGGAATTttatatctatggacttcatttctgGCTTACCCAAGActaggaagggacatgactcgatatgggtgattgtggatcaGTTAAccaaatcggctcatttcctgcCAATTAAGACTTCTAGCTCCACCGATGAATTAGCGAAattatatatcaaggagattgtgtggCTTCATGGCGTCCCGTTGGAATTGTGTCGGACCGTGACACTCGATTCACGTCGATTTTCTGGACACGTATCCAAGAAGCCATGGGAGTGAAGTTGAAATTTAGCACCGCATTCCACCTGTAGACTGATAGGCAAACCGAGCGGGTGAATCAGATATTGGAAGACATGTTACAAGCTTGTGTTCTAAACTTTCAGGAGAGTTGGGACGATTGCCTCTCAtatgccgagttcgcctacaacaatagcttccaggctagCATCGGTATGGTACCTTACGAGgctttgtatgggcgtccatgccgAGCCCCGCATTGTTGGGAGGAAATTAGCGAGAAGAGTTTGTTAGGGCCAGACTTTGTGCGGATTACGACCAAAAAGATTGAAATCATCCGACACCGCCTCTTGACGGCTCAAAGCAGGCAAAAGAGCTATGCCGACATGAGGAGGATGGACTTGgaatttgaagctggggaccacgtatttctcaaaatctccccaATGAAGGGTGTTGTACGCTTCGGCAAGAAAGGAAAGCTCACACCACGATTCATTGGGCCCTTCCAGATTTTGGACCGCGTAGGTGCAGTTGCCTATCGTTTGGCCTTACCTACACCGCTTGCCGGAGTGTACAACGTCTTccatgtatccatgttgaagaagtatgTCCCCGATCCTTCGCACATCATCAAGTGGAAGCACGTGGAGctcaagaaaaatgccacatataTTCTCCAGCCCACTAAaatactggataggaaggagcaggtcttaCGCAACAAAGTCATCTCAttggtcaaggtactatggacccataacgatgaagaagaggccacttaGGAGACGAAAGCAGAAGTCCACAAGCATTACCCAACATTGCTTCAGCAATACGAACATG containing:
- the LOC131238902 gene encoding uncharacterized protein LOC131238902; amino-acid sequence: MWTWEAFESHFNKKYLPQTYQHERKNEFLHLQQGGMTVAQYENRFTELSRYASEMIANEVIKMRRFTAGLRNSIRLKMCCASIRTYAKLIEMSIRAKQDEERVEINCDTLTVKIYEDDNTSLTFSVQESWDDCLSYAEFAYNNSFQASIGMVPYEALYGRPCRAPHCWEEISEKSLLGPDFVRITTKKIEIIRHRLLTAQSRQKSYADMRRMDLEFEAGDHVFLKISPMKGVVRFGKKGKLTPRFIGPFQILDRVGAVAYRLALPTPLAGVYNVFHVSMLKKYVPDPSHIIKWKHVELKKNATYILQPTKILDRKEQVLRNKVISLVKVLWTHNDEEEAT